In a genomic window of Aricia agestis chromosome 2, ilAriAges1.1, whole genome shotgun sequence:
- the LOC121740033 gene encoding coiled-coil domain-containing protein 97: MTSDCNNMSDCDDGQSEIDPIHDIIDYLVRCVNISFLHSHVNEQKANTKENISAAIKLYEQSPTQFLTQFGKYCSPNHISYFENLPHLKHNAHFQECINHLKLYHSKEQTIKRIRNRRFKALQRLKSSTDYFSDKQMMYRNPLLYEQLVGQYLTNEELQERDGMDTENDSFLKVILESVERNEMREKRNIQSMLEDLHLPDSEDHITEKVAPSSSMKEKRWGDFDEPDTQPSHIPEPRLESMINANERNLLREEFLQEMYSSFIEGHDMEFDYSTVDNNEEYDDLEQISRDAEDRYFDSEDNDSNNLEEHMKLINEYGRKQSSDSSAVDPLDEFMTHIENKLNQ, from the coding sequence ATGACTAGCGACTGTAACAACATGTCTGACTGCGACGATGGTCAGAGTGAAATTGATCCAATTCATGATATTATTGACTATCTGgttcgctgtgtaaatatttcatttctacACTCTCACGTTAACGAACAAAAAGCTAATACTAAAGAAAACATAAGCGCCGCTATAAAACTCTACGAACAGTCACCGACACAATTCTTAACTCAATTCGGAAAGTATTGCTCGCCCAATCACATAAGCTACTTCGAGAACCTGCCGCATCTCAAACATAATGCTCATTTTCAAGAGTGCATAAATCATTTGAAACTTTATCATTCAAAGGAGCAAACTATTAAGAGGATACGGAATAGGCGTTTCAAAGCTCTCCAAAGGCTAAAAAGCAGTACAGACTACTTCAGCGATAAACAAATGATGTACCGCAACCCCCTGTTGTACGAGCAACTCGTGGGGCAGTACCTGACCAATGAGGAATTACAGGAGCGAGACGGCATGGACACGGAAAACGACTCATTTTTAAAAGTCATCCTGGAATCTGTGGAGAGAAATGAAATGAGGGAGAAGAGAAATATACAGAGTATGCTTGAAGATTTACACCTTCCCGACTCAGAGGACCATATAACGGAAAAAGTAGCACCTTCTTCCAGTATGAAAGAGAAGAGATGGGGCGATTTTGATGAACCCGATACCCAACCCAGTCACATACCCGAGCCGAGGCTCGAATCAATGATAAATGCAAACGAAAGAAACTTACTAAGAGAGGaatttttacaagaaatgtaCAGCAGCTTTATAGAGGGCCACGATATGGAGTTTGACTACTCTACGGTTGATAATAATGAGGAGTATGATGATTTGGAGCAGATATCTAGAGATGCAGAGGACAGGTATTTTGATTCGGAAGACAATGACAGCAACAACTTGGAGGAACATATGAAGCTGATTAACGAATACGGAAGAAAACAATCCAGTGACAGCTCAGCTGTTGACCCTCTAGATGAGTTCATGACacatattgaaaataaactaaatcaGTAA
- the LOC121739030 gene encoding uncharacterized protein LOC121739030, translated as MLIGILRSVRPESSHPAPDRQLDNAPFPKSSAIQQGISSIFSPRMDFDRWKPLTGRGDPLRNDPTYDYEPPVLERVHYWADDTRVEREKHPERKSEVLMLGVSSRKPSIAPRPPAPPRRSPRPPIIQKYEDFTYKLSNDFPMTILVPPPPPPPGHKPTLFIISNENTPTPTTPKYVESTVFTRDATPAVDVITSYALQEANLIYQSSTRQEWLLEPNRTNPFSNVAVTRDYAGWGPTTPFDDISINETHNIIPHYDNVLSQVYKPKYPFQRLQTEPTSPPLVTANSFPSFLPTILPPTTIKPQETWSQTESTTQEVSTETTKTVQETTTEIYRTTPRPTTARPAPKHKPSMIDMLAPMMSMPMVTERPEDNIYAHASNNIQIFKEPSEQDELELEMMQTMQPPPPQVPDSSTQTYNNYPEESHAMTGPTQDPYLHMRFTTPATTTESQETKTTTEKQHLPTYLIIQGHSKVKTYGSKPKPQSTSSNKIPHPNETDEVKHLHPIKEKKKVNKEKSSDREGRSKNLKSLIDRGVGSIEIQEADVGIKYDISDGSDVPVEIYKKGIVDNDENNYVAALKKTAEKRTRRQIDLEQLLPFDEDSLEEFVYNFFEGRQNSTGLVGLIAQTVTNEKVSSVVDNLEDDDSSEEDR; from the exons ATGCTCATTGGGATTCTGCGCTCGGTGCGACCGGAATCGAGCCACCCAGCACCAGATCGACAGCTCGACAATGCTCCAT TTCCGAAGTCGAGTGCAATACAGCAAGGTATTTCATCAATATTTTCACCTCGTATGGACTTCGACCGCTGGAAGCCGCTGACGGGGCGAGGGGATCCGCTGAGGAACGATCCCACCTACGACTACGAGCCCCCCGTGCTGGAGCGGGTGCACTACTGGGCGGACGACACGCGCGTCGAGCGGGAGAAACATCCCGAGAGGAAGTCGGAGGTCCTGATGCTGGGAGTCTCGTCCCGGAAGCCGAGCATCGCGCCGAGGCCCCCCGCACCTCCGAGGAGGTCACCACGCCCTCCGATAATTCAGAAGTACGAGGACTTCACCTACAAGCTGAGCAATGACTTTCCCATGACTATTCTAGTCCCCCCGCCGCCTCCTCCGCCGGGACACAAGCCCACTCTGTTCATCATATCGAACGAGAACACGCCGACTCCGACCACACCGAAGTACGTGGAGTCCACGGTGTTCACGAGAGACGCTACACCCGCCGTCGACGTCATCACGTCCTACGCGTTGCAGGAGGCCAATCTCATCTACCAGTCTTCCACTAGACAGGAGTGGCTGCTGGAGCCCAACAGAACCAATCCGTTCTCGAATGTCGCAGTGACGAGAGACTACGCGGGCTGGGGCCCCACTACGCCCTTCGACGATATTTCTATTAATGAAACGCACAACATTATACCGCACTACGATAACGTCCTGTCACAGGTCTACAAGCCAAAATACCCTTTCCAGAGACTACAGACCGAGCCGACGTCACCGCCTCTGGTCACTGCCAATTCGTTCCCATCTTTCCTGCCAACGATACTACCACCGACCACAATTAAACCTCAAGAAACTTGGTCCCAGACAGAATCGACGACTCAAGAAGTTTCTACGGAAACCACAAAAACCGTTCAAGAAACCACCACAGAAATTTACAGAACTACACCACGCCCGACTACTGCGAGACCTGCGCCCAAACACAAGCCCAGCATGATCGATATGCTGGCGCCTATGATGTCTATGCCGATGGTGACGGAACGGCCGGAGGACAACATCTACGCTCACGCTTCTAACAACATTCAAATTTTTAAGGAGCCCTCCGAGCAGGACGAATTGGAATTAGAAATGATGCAGACGATGCAGCCTCCGCCGCCGCAAGTACCAGACTCTTCGACTCAAACGTACAATAACTACCCCGAGGAATCTCACGCGATGACTGGTCCTACACAAGATCCATACCTGCACATGCGGTTCACTACCCCCGCAACGACCACCGAATCCCAGGAGACCAAGACGACCACTGAAAAACAGCACCTCCCCACTTACTTGATCATCCAGGGGCATTCCAAAGTAAAAACGTACGGCTCGAAACCGAAACCTCAAAGTACTAGCAGCAACAAAATTCCTCACCCGAATGAAACCGACGAGGTCAAACATTTGCATCCTATCAAGGAGAAGAAGAAGGTAAATAAAGAGAAAAGCTCCGACAGGGAGGGAAGGTCCAAGAACTTGAAATCACTAATCGACAGGGGAGTCGGATCCATAGAAATTCAGGAGGCGGACGTGGGAATAAAGTACGACATCAGCGACGGAAGCGACGTGCCCGTTGAAATTTACAAGAAAGGTATCGTCGACAACGACGAAAACAATTACGTGGCAGCGCTGAAGAAAACGGCGGAGAAAAGGACGAGGAGGCAGATCGATCTGGAACAACTGCTGCCGTTCGACGAAGACTCCCTGGAAGAGTTCGTCTACAACTTCTTCGAAGGTAGACAGAACAGCACCGGCCTGGTGGGACTCATAGCGCAGACCGTCACCAACGAGAAGGTGTCCTCGGTCGTCGACAACCTCGAGGACGATGACTCGAGCGAGGAGGACAGGTGA